In Candidatus Eisenbacteria bacterium, the genomic stretch TCTTTGCCGCTGGCGGACCAGGCGATTCCTCGAATCGTTCCCCAATCCGACGAAAGGTGCCGAATGTCTCCCTTGCGATTGACCACGCTGATCGAGCCCGAATCGCTATTTGGGCTCGGGTGGTTGGCGAACGCGATCCATTCGCCGTCCGCGCCCATGCGAATCTGGCTCACCCATCCCGACGTCGAGAACAACGGGTTTCCGATCGGGTACTCGATGCGAATGCGGCCTTCCTTCTGGCGGACGACGGCGAGCTGGGTCCCGTCGGGGCTCCAGTCGGCGCCATGGACATCGTGCAGCACCTCGCGGGGAGCGCCGCCCATGAACGGGACGCGAGCGAGCGTCCCGCCGAGATCGAACACGCTGGAGAAGGTGGGTCGCAGCAGGAGGGCCTGCTCGTTCGAACGGGAGACCGAGAGAAGGCTGGCGCCCGGAATCCCCAGCGGCCCGGCCTCCGGATTGCCAAGGTGGTTCCGGAACAGCTCGAGGGGGCGGCCTTCCCAGGCCGCGGCGTAGCTCACCGTGCTGGCGTCGGAAGAGAAGCGCGCCGACCACACCATGCCGCGCCGAAAGGTGATCCGCTCATATCGAATCTCGTTCTCCACCCGCTCCACGCTGCGCTCTTCCTGCTTCGCCGACTGGGACAGCGTTTCGAGAGCAAAGGCGAGGTCCGCGGCGGACTGGAAGCGCTCGGTGGCGCGCTTCTCCACGCACCGGCGGATGATCGGCGCCAGTCCCGGAACGGCCGCCTTGATGTCGGCGGCCAGGTCGGGCAGGTCGTCCCGCAGGATGGCCGACATCGTTTCGCTCGGAGACTCGGCCTGGTAGGCGCGCCGGCCGGTGATCATTTCGTAGAGCACGAGTCCGAGCGCGAACAGGTCGCTGCGTGCGTCCGCTTCCTCGCCGCGCACTTGCTCGGGCGCCATGTAGCCGACGGTGCCCATCAGCATGCCGGGAACCGTGGTGGTCTCGAGCATCGACTCTGCGAGCTTCCCCGAATGCTCCGGCCGGGTGAGCTTGGCGAGGCCGAAGTCGAGGATCTTGACCCGCCCCTCGCGAGTGACGAAGAGGTTCGCGGGCTTGAGGTCGCGGTGAACGATTCCCTTGGCGTGCGCGGCGGCGAGGCCGTGGGCGATCTGCGCGCCGTAGTCGAGCGCCTTGCGCACCGGGAGGGAAGCCACCGCGAGACGCTCGGCCAGGTTCTCGCCCTCGAGCAGCTCGGAGACGACGTATGGCGCGCCCTCGCTGGTGCCGACGTCGTAGAGCGACACGATGTTGGGATGGTTGAGCGAGCCGGCGGCGCGGGCTTCCTGATCGAATCGACGCAGGCGAGTCTCGTCGCCGCTCAGGGCGACCGGCAGGATCTTGATGGCGACGTCGCGGCCGAGGCGCGGATCGCGCGCCCGGTAGACCTCGCCCATGCCCCCTTTGCCGAGCAGGGACTGCACTTCATAGCGGTCGATCCGGGTGCCGGCGGAGACGGACATGGACCGGACATTCTGGGGCGAGCCCCGAGGATCTGTCCAGGAAGGGCCAAGGATCGGGCGGCGGCCGGCCGATAACCAGGGAAGTCTCCAGAAATCTGAGCGGTCGCAAAGGCCGCGCACGGGTTATGCTTTTCGAGCAGGCGAGCCGAGCGTGGGGCGGGGCCTGCGCCAAGGACGGTTCCATGAAGCGTCTTCTGATGTACTCGCTGGTCGCCGTGCTGATGGTGGCGAGCGAGCCCGGCGTCGCAGCGGTGGCCGACCTCCTCCCGGTCGCCGCCGGCAGCTCCGGAGCCATGGCCGCGGTGATCGGCTGGCTCACCTCGGGAGCCGACGCGGGGATGATTCTTCCGGTCCTACCCGGTCGCTGAGAGCACACTCAGGCCGGACGGGGGTGCAGCCATGCTCCGCTCTTCGTTGGTCGCAGCTCTCCTCGCCGCGTGCCTCCTCGGCACGCCGGCGCTCGCGGATCACACCTCGGGAAACTGCGACACCGGGATCCCGGCCGACGAAACTCTCGGTTTCAATTGGTTCCCGCGCGGCGAGATCTTCTGCCCACTGATCGCCGATCCCAAGAGTGACGGGTCCTTTGCCAGCTACGTGCGCGGCACCTCGTCGTCACCCTTCGGCACCGACCTGGGATCGATCGGAGTCGGCGACCGGTTTACGATCG encodes the following:
- a CDS encoding protein kinase produces the protein MSVSAGTRIDRYEVQSLLGKGGMGEVYRARDPRLGRDVAIKILPVALSGDETRLRRFDQEARAAGSLNHPNIVSLYDVGTSEGAPYVVSELLEGENLAERLAVASLPVRKALDYGAQIAHGLAAAHAKGIVHRDLKPANLFVTREGRVKILDFGLAKLTRPEHSGKLAESMLETTTVPGMLMGTVGYMAPEQVRGEEADARSDLFALGLVLYEMITGRRAYQAESPSETMSAILRDDLPDLAADIKAAVPGLAPIIRRCVEKRATERFQSAADLAFALETLSQSAKQEERSVERVENEIRYERITFRRGMVWSARFSSDASTVSYAAAWEGRPLELFRNHLGNPEAGPLGIPGASLLSVSRSNEQALLLRPTFSSVFDLGGTLARVPFMGGAPREVLHDVHGADWSPDGTQLAVVRQKEGRIRIEYPIGNPLFSTSGWVSQIRMGADGEWIAFANHPSPNSDSGSISVVNRKGDIRHLSSDWGTIRGIAWSASGKEVWFTADRGGAARGLYAVNLEGEVRRVLQLASNLTVHDIARDGRVLVAHGTERAGISALAASDARERDLSWLDWTLLHDLSSDGRFAILSESAEGGGSGGSAYQRPLDGSPAVRLGEGYVIGGLSPDGERIPVVRQYQSSEVELLPTGVGEPIALSLSGLMPHSLAWLPDNRRVVVAGSESGKGTRLYVAELATGRYEAISPEGIIYREGLKVFPDGSAVATYNAEQVCYAYPVDGGDPWPIVALGPQDRIIRWFPDGRSMLIFQIDQQPGRLYRLDPDTDECTVWRELTPPDPTGIYRISRVFASADCTAYAYTYYMQLIDLHVIEGLR